A window of the Gemmatirosa kalamazoonensis genome harbors these coding sequences:
- a CDS encoding YkvA family protein: MSPRNPAARIAHAAGRARHAVGDRVRDVTRDVRREVRRHAPRRGAKRTVLDTIRQIPAYLRLLAGLLVDRRVSVLDKLLVAAAVAYIVAPIDLIPDYLPFIGEVDDVFLLVTALQRLVANSGRRVLLDHWTGPRSELSDLNLQRVLQAAAFFLPMGIQRRLRRRVEEP, translated from the coding sequence GTGAGTCCTCGCAATCCCGCTGCCCGCATCGCCCACGCCGCCGGACGCGCCCGCCACGCCGTCGGCGACCGCGTGCGCGACGTCACCCGCGACGTCCGGCGCGAGGTGCGCCGCCACGCGCCGCGCAGGGGCGCCAAGCGCACCGTGCTCGACACCATCCGGCAGATCCCGGCGTACCTGCGCCTGCTCGCCGGCCTGCTCGTCGACCGCCGCGTCTCCGTCCTCGACAAGCTCCTCGTCGCCGCCGCGGTCGCGTACATCGTCGCGCCGATCGACCTCATCCCGGACTACCTGCCGTTCATCGGCGAGGTCGACGACGTCTTCCTGCTCGTGACCGCGCTGCAGCGCCTGGTCGCGAACAGCGGGCGGCGCGTGCTGCTCGACCACTGGACCGGCCCGCGCTCCGAGCTGAGCGACCTCAATCTGCAGCGCGTGCTGCAGGCGGCCGCGTTCTTCCTCCCCATGGGAATCCAACGGAGGCTGCGCCGTCGGGTGGAGGAGCCTTGA
- a CDS encoding D-Ala-D-Ala carboxypeptidase family metallohydrolase has translation MTEPASDGSRRLTMFELARLEEARRRAAEVDVAVRRSASTTRDVRRPSWMLLGALLCVAATAVLRLLRPVEELAAERRYEREIGAGAEVELGGPTATSARPGYGKSGNVLVRVAMPGQIIEYPLTLRSDPVHLAYQWVRASDSSQADAPRPLGGPAMVAPAQPGLYHLAVLARTTGATPQVLGDITLAVLVPFSQKMAGQVNGYRIGSYPFERFGGERPIGFLEVDRRNVDVPLTRHLRLADFVTHDEQSVWPKYAAVSPRLLDKLELVVDEVARIRGVTDPLRIEVDVHSGFRTPLHNSSVEGAALNSRHQYGDAADVAIDADGDGRLTAFDSRLVALAAEMVEKRNPDLVGGLGVYVSPKYRTPYVHIDARGKRARWWG, from the coding sequence GTGACGGAGCCGGCGAGCGACGGATCCCGTCGGCTCACCATGTTCGAGCTGGCGCGGCTGGAGGAGGCCCGCCGCCGCGCGGCCGAGGTGGACGTCGCCGTGCGCCGCAGCGCGAGCACCACGCGCGACGTGCGGCGCCCCTCGTGGATGCTCCTCGGCGCGCTGCTCTGCGTCGCCGCCACGGCGGTCCTGCGGCTCCTCCGTCCGGTCGAGGAGCTGGCGGCGGAGCGCCGCTACGAGCGGGAGATCGGCGCCGGGGCCGAGGTGGAGCTGGGCGGTCCGACGGCGACGTCGGCACGGCCGGGGTACGGCAAGAGCGGCAACGTTCTCGTGCGCGTCGCCATGCCGGGGCAGATCATCGAGTACCCGCTCACGCTGCGCAGCGACCCGGTGCACCTCGCCTACCAGTGGGTGCGCGCGTCCGATTCGTCGCAGGCCGACGCGCCGCGCCCGCTGGGCGGCCCGGCGATGGTCGCACCGGCGCAGCCGGGGCTCTACCACCTCGCCGTGCTGGCGCGCACGACGGGCGCCACGCCGCAGGTCCTCGGCGACATCACGCTCGCCGTGCTCGTGCCGTTCTCGCAGAAGATGGCGGGCCAGGTGAACGGGTACCGGATCGGGTCGTACCCGTTCGAGCGCTTCGGGGGCGAGCGGCCGATCGGCTTCTTGGAGGTCGACCGCCGCAACGTCGACGTGCCGCTCACGCGCCACCTGCGGCTCGCCGACTTCGTGACGCACGACGAGCAGTCGGTGTGGCCGAAGTACGCTGCCGTGAGCCCGCGCCTGCTCGACAAGCTGGAGCTGGTGGTCGACGAGGTGGCGCGCATCCGCGGCGTGACGGATCCCCTGCGCATCGAGGTCGACGTGCACTCCGGCTTCCGCACGCCGCTGCACAACAGCAGCGTCGAGGGCGCGGCGCTGAACAGCCGCCACCAGTACGGCGACGCCGCCGACGTCGCGATCGACGCCGACGGCGACGGCCGGCTCACCGCGTTCGACAGCCGCCTCGTGGCGCTCGCCGCCGAGATGGTCGAGAAGCGCAACCCCGATCTCGTCGGCGGACTCGGGGTGTATGTGAGCCCGAAGTACCGCACGCCGTACGTCCACATCGACGCGCGCGGCAAGCGCGCCCGGTGGTGGGGCTGA
- the gpmI gene encoding 2,3-bisphosphoglycerate-independent phosphoglycerate mutase, which translates to MSSIHTRPVALLVLDGWGHRPEREGNAIALANTPTWDALWRRRSRTLLDASGLAVGLPEGQMGNSEVGHLNLGAGRVVMQDLVRISEAVRSGDFFRNPAFVEGCRTVKANGGTLHLVGLLGKGGVHALDKHLFALIDLAAREGVPKVAIHALLDGRDTLPKSALEYMRETVKTADGRAVIASLGGRYYGMDRDKRWQRTELFYRAAVDGVGPHAGDPVGAIQTAYDGGTTDEFIIPEVVVDADGKPVAPMRDGDVVICWNYRSDRMRQIVRAMTDPAFDGFDVSKRPKVTVVTMTVYDPTFEPFGVRAAFAPQSMARIVAEVLSDAGRTILKTAETEKYPHVTYFYNGGNETPYKGEDRVLVPSQKVATYDLAPEMSAIPLTDGLVHALETRSHDFILCNYANGDMVGHSGSLPATIKACETVDQCLARVLAAAEKGGWRLLVTADHGNCEMMIDPETGGPHTAHTTNPVPFVIVDPDSDAPLRRGGALCDVGPTILRMLGIEQPNEMTGVDLGDLQARVAATAGSGA; encoded by the coding sequence ATGTCCAGCATCCACACTCGCCCCGTCGCGCTGCTCGTCCTCGACGGCTGGGGCCATCGCCCGGAACGCGAGGGCAACGCGATCGCACTCGCGAACACGCCGACGTGGGACGCCCTGTGGCGCCGCCGCTCGCGCACCCTGCTGGACGCCTCCGGCCTGGCCGTGGGGCTCCCCGAGGGGCAGATGGGAAACAGCGAGGTGGGCCATCTCAACCTCGGCGCCGGCCGCGTGGTGATGCAGGACCTCGTCCGCATCTCCGAGGCGGTCCGCAGCGGGGACTTCTTCCGGAACCCCGCGTTCGTGGAGGGGTGCCGCACGGTGAAGGCGAACGGCGGCACGCTCCATCTCGTGGGCCTGCTCGGCAAGGGCGGCGTGCACGCGCTCGACAAGCACCTCTTCGCGCTCATCGACCTCGCCGCGCGCGAGGGGGTGCCGAAGGTCGCGATCCACGCCCTGCTCGACGGCCGCGACACGCTGCCGAAGAGCGCGCTCGAGTACATGCGCGAGACGGTGAAGACGGCCGACGGACGCGCGGTCATCGCGAGCCTGGGCGGCCGGTACTACGGCATGGACCGCGACAAGCGGTGGCAGCGCACGGAGCTGTTCTATCGCGCGGCGGTGGACGGCGTGGGCCCGCACGCGGGCGACCCGGTGGGCGCGATCCAGACGGCGTACGACGGCGGCACGACGGACGAGTTCATCATCCCGGAGGTCGTCGTCGACGCCGACGGAAAGCCGGTCGCCCCGATGCGCGACGGCGACGTCGTGATCTGCTGGAACTACCGGTCCGACCGCATGCGCCAGATCGTGCGCGCGATGACCGACCCCGCGTTCGACGGCTTCGACGTGTCGAAGCGCCCGAAAGTGACCGTCGTGACGATGACGGTGTACGACCCGACGTTCGAGCCGTTCGGCGTGCGGGCCGCGTTCGCGCCGCAGTCGATGGCGCGCATCGTGGCCGAGGTGCTGAGCGACGCGGGGCGCACGATCCTGAAGACGGCGGAGACGGAGAAGTACCCGCACGTGACCTACTTCTACAACGGCGGGAACGAGACGCCGTACAAGGGCGAGGACCGGGTGCTCGTGCCGAGCCAGAAGGTGGCGACGTACGACCTGGCGCCGGAGATGAGCGCGATCCCGCTCACCGACGGTCTCGTGCACGCGCTGGAGACGCGCTCGCACGACTTCATCCTGTGCAACTACGCGAACGGCGACATGGTGGGCCATTCGGGCTCGCTGCCGGCGACGATCAAGGCCTGCGAGACGGTGGACCAGTGTCTCGCGCGCGTGCTCGCCGCCGCGGAAAAGGGCGGATGGCGACTGCTCGTCACCGCCGATCACGGCAACTGCGAGATGATGATCGACCCCGAGACCGGCGGGCCGCACACGGCCCACACGACCAACCCCGTCCCGTTCGTGATCGTGGATCCCGACTCCGACGCGCCGCTGCGCCGTGGTGGCGCGCTGTGCGACGTGGGCCCGACGATCCTCCGCATGCTCGGCATCGAGCAGCCTAACGAGATGACGGGCGTCGACCTCGGCGACCTGCAGGCGCGCGTGGCGGCGACCGCCGGGAGCGGGGCGTGA
- a CDS encoding outer membrane beta-barrel protein, giving the protein MRYVTHGTHLARALAAGALVIGARAGAQVGYPPERSPFEDLSYRQSFSTLAGYFFAANDAAGVAPQSAPYFGVQYDIYLGGPASFTARVGSAISDRTVLDPARPASRRVLGVERRPMTFADVGFTFALTGGKSFHGLVPLVHAGAGLASNLKGADPGGLNLGTRFAFAYGVGMRYVPSGRWALRADLGYHSFQLRYPDAYMTPALDSTSVLPSTHSKSNWLNNKAVTLGVTYQLFR; this is encoded by the coding sequence GTGAGGTACGTGACGCATGGGACGCATCTCGCGCGAGCGCTCGCGGCGGGCGCCCTCGTGATCGGCGCGCGGGCGGGGGCGCAGGTGGGCTATCCGCCGGAGCGGAGCCCGTTCGAGGATCTGTCGTACCGCCAGTCGTTCTCCACGCTCGCCGGCTACTTCTTCGCCGCGAACGACGCGGCGGGCGTCGCGCCGCAGAGCGCGCCGTACTTCGGCGTGCAGTACGACATCTACCTCGGCGGGCCTGCGTCGTTCACGGCGCGCGTCGGCTCGGCGATCAGCGACCGCACGGTGCTCGACCCGGCGCGGCCGGCGAGCCGTCGGGTGCTCGGCGTCGAGCGGCGGCCGATGACGTTCGCCGACGTGGGATTCACGTTCGCGCTCACGGGCGGGAAGAGCTTCCACGGCCTCGTGCCGCTGGTGCACGCCGGCGCCGGGCTGGCGAGCAACCTGAAGGGGGCGGACCCGGGCGGGCTCAATCTCGGCACCCGCTTTGCGTTCGCGTACGGCGTCGGGATGCGCTACGTGCCGAGCGGTCGCTGGGCGCTGCGCGCGGACCTGGGCTATCACAGCTTCCAGCTGCGCTACCCGGATGCCTACATGACACCGGCGCTCGACAGCACCTCGGTGCTGCCGTCCACGCACTCGAAGAGCAACTGGCTGAACAACAAGGCGGTCACCCTCGGCGTCACGTATCAGCTGTTCCGCTGA
- a CDS encoding BON domain-containing protein, whose product MARDYEDFSSIDDLDDDELRQLVRDRLAENPDIDPDDITVDVVDGTVRLEGRVGTEAELRIAEHVVTDLVGAADVENGIVVDPVRRADTPMDVEDHLEMERTTANTLIGDMPPQESDEVHEARGDEDLDERMFGTTDMQDAIAHGTTYIPPESPTPEGLRGTDAGPGEMAEDH is encoded by the coding sequence ATGGCGCGCGATTACGAGGACTTCAGCAGCATCGACGACCTGGACGACGACGAGCTCCGGCAGCTCGTGCGCGACCGGCTGGCCGAGAACCCCGACATCGATCCGGACGACATCACCGTGGACGTGGTCGACGGCACGGTGCGTCTCGAAGGGCGCGTGGGCACCGAGGCGGAGCTGCGCATCGCGGAGCACGTGGTGACGGATCTCGTCGGCGCCGCGGACGTCGAGAACGGCATCGTCGTCGATCCGGTGCGGCGCGCCGACACGCCGATGGACGTCGAGGACCACCTGGAGATGGAGCGCACGACGGCGAACACGCTGATCGGCGACATGCCGCCCCAGGAGTCGGACGAGGTGCACGAGGCACGCGGCGACGAGGACCTCGACGAGCGCATGTTCGGCACGACGGACATGCAGGACGCGATCGCCCACGGCACGACGTACATCCCGCCCGAGTCGCCGACGCCCGAGGGGCTGCGCGGCACGGACGCGGGGCCGGGGGAGATGGCCGAAGACCACTAG
- a CDS encoding 6-pyruvoyl trahydropterin synthase family protein: MSFAAAHRYRRPDWSDEKNAAVFGACARPNYHGHSYACDVTVSGPLDEATGFVADLGLLDRVLHEEVHARFDHANINLDVPEFADGRQIPSGENLARYVCERVQRRLDQALGTGTLRVTRVTVAEDRTLSATYEP; encoded by the coding sequence GTGAGCTTCGCGGCGGCGCATCGCTACCGGCGGCCGGACTGGAGCGACGAGAAGAACGCCGCGGTGTTCGGGGCGTGCGCGCGGCCGAACTATCACGGGCACAGCTACGCGTGCGACGTGACGGTGAGCGGCCCGCTCGACGAAGCGACGGGGTTCGTGGCCGACCTCGGGCTGCTCGACCGCGTGCTGCACGAGGAGGTGCACGCGCGGTTCGACCACGCGAACATCAACCTCGACGTGCCGGAGTTCGCGGACGGGCGACAGATCCCGAGCGGCGAGAACCTCGCGCGCTACGTGTGCGAGCGAGTGCAGCGACGGCTGGACCAGGCGCTGGGGACGGGCACGCTGCGCGTGACGCGGGTCACGGTCGCGGAAGATCGCACGCTGTCGGCGACGTATGAGCCGTAG